The genome window CGGGCGGTGCGCGAACTGGTGTTCGCGGCGATCCGGGCGGTCGCGGAGCGGCCGGCGAGCGGGCGAGCGGCGATGCTTGCGGTCGCCGCGCGGGATGCCGAGTTGGCGGCGCTGTTTGATGGTTCGCCGCATGGGCCGGCGCCGATCGGCGACGAGAAGGGGACAGCTGCCAGTGCGGAGACTGTCCCCGGATGGCTGATCTCGGAATTCTCGCCGCTGGTGACCGCGGCCGAATGGCCCGCGCTGCTCGAGCGCGCGCCGCTCGACCTGCGCGCCAATGTCGCTCGCACCAGCCGCGAGGCGCTGCTCCGGCAATTCGAGGGGGCCGCACAGACGCCGTTGAGCCCGTGGGGCGTGCGCCTGCCCCCGGACCAGCGGATCGACCAGCATCCCGCAATCCTCGCCGGCGAGGCGGAGGTTCAGGACGAGGGTAGCCAGCTGATCGCGTTGGCCTGCGCGCCGAAGGATGGAATGCGCATCCTAGATTTGTGCGCGGGCGCCGGCGGCAAGGCGCTGGCGCTGGCCGCTGCCGCCCCGGGCGCGCAGATCCTCGCCACCGACACCAACCGCCAGCGCCTGTCGCGGCTCGCGCCGCGCGCCGAGCGGGCGGGGGCGGCGATCGCCACCCGATTGCTCGACGGCGGGCGCGAGGCGGAGCAGCTCGCCGAGCTCGCCGGCCGCTTCGACGTCGTGCTGGTCGATGCGCCGTGCAGCGGGTCGGGGACATGGCGACGCAACCCGGAGGGGCGCTGGCGCCTGACGCCCGAGCGCCTGGCGAAATTGGAAGGTGCGCAGGAGCGACTGCTCGACATCGCCGCGCCGCTCGTACGGCCGGGTGGCGCGTTGGTCTATGCGGTTTGCTCACTATTGGGGCGCGAAGGTGCCGGGCAGATCGGTGCTTTCTTAGGCCGTCATTCATCTTGGCTGGGGCAGGACATATTGCCGACGATCGGGCGTTGTGACGGCGCGGGCCGGCTCTTGACCCCGGCCCACGACCATACCGACGGCTTTTTCGTCGCCAGCGTGAAGGCGCCGTGTTAAGCCTCGGCGCCAGTCTA of Sphingomonas mesophila contains these proteins:
- a CDS encoding RsmB/NOP family class I SAM-dependent RNA methyltransferase: MTPAARVQAAIEILDLVIASAQSDGAPADAIVTAYFKTRRYAGSKDRRAVRELVFAAIRAVAERPASGRAAMLAVAARDAELAALFDGSPHGPAPIGDEKGTAASAETVPGWLISEFSPLVTAAEWPALLERAPLDLRANVARTSREALLRQFEGAAQTPLSPWGVRLPPDQRIDQHPAILAGEAEVQDEGSQLIALACAPKDGMRILDLCAGAGGKALALAAAAPGAQILATDTNRQRLSRLAPRAERAGAAIATRLLDGGREAEQLAELAGRFDVVLVDAPCSGSGTWRRNPEGRWRLTPERLAKLEGAQERLLDIAAPLVRPGGALVYAVCSLLGREGAGQIGAFLGRHSSWLGQDILPTIGRCDGAGRLLTPAHDHTDGFFVASVKAPC